The following proteins come from a genomic window of Proteiniphilum propionicum:
- a CDS encoding OsmC family protein, producing the protein MTTHSIKTVWRENNIFDTELDGHTVTIDLPESAGGNDAGPVPKKLLLVAAAGCTGLDVVSIARKMHIDLQNFGIRIDAEMTEEHPKQYTSMKVIYEFEGDNLPKDKLERACQLSFDKYCGVLAMYKKGVPVTYDVVLKDL; encoded by the coding sequence ATGACGACACATTCAATCAAAACGGTTTGGAGAGAGAATAATATTTTTGATACGGAGCTCGACGGGCATACCGTGACAATTGACCTGCCGGAAAGTGCGGGCGGAAATGATGCAGGCCCCGTGCCAAAGAAGCTGTTGCTGGTTGCTGCTGCAGGCTGTACGGGCCTGGATGTTGTGTCTATTGCCCGTAAAATGCATATCGATCTGCAAAATTTTGGTATTCGAATAGATGCTGAAATGACGGAAGAGCACCCCAAACAATACACTTCAATGAAGGTTATTTATGAGTTTGAAGGAGATAACTTGCCTAAAGATAAACTTGAACGCGCCTGTCAGCTTTCGTTCGACAAATATTGCGGCGTATTGGCAATGTACAAAAAAGGAGTCCCTGTAACGTATGATGTCGTTTTGAAGGATTTGTAA
- a CDS encoding DUF6850 family outer membrane beta-barrel protein: MNSVYKQSIKGLLLTAVALQLMTYTTAQEQRTFSSPLTIEMRKARANWFESNNGAGIGLDSLRSYGSLEAGYQMTDGEFKRVQQGEKERQLSVETEGGQQLGNAYAWGRFSYHNETLRDTRFNTAMLDPYRGVPYYPVDPNLSDWKKQNYNLQMRVSSKPLFDRYLLGIRADYTAETGAKQVDPRSELYLYSINVKPGIIAIFGSHRVGLNLEYENMIQETRGHSNSDDQVNQDVFVMRGLGNHYTAVIGGLQSLGSFVYDANKEGAGLQYGWQQQALRFFAEGGYSFRVEEAVRDITKPRKEGTVRQQELYGHAALLHEGVNLNRVVLSYRSSRTDGIEFVQVLDNTYEVQQWVDIYSSVRSTYRRDTYRLSYDFYRNVGQEYSWKAGLHALYTVTDDNYIMPASYMKIRDLYLGANAKVNLPSGRSSRWVLGANIVRKANREGGYLYGGADSESAVITEFMNPDVVYLKQDYYKVGGSVSYFSAVGLQKSSGLFLRLSADYYRPTEGEAKRVVTQLGMGLTF, translated from the coding sequence ATGAACAGCGTATATAAACAATCTATCAAAGGGCTTTTGCTGACGGCTGTAGCCCTTCAGTTGATGACCTACACCACGGCACAGGAGCAGAGAACATTTTCATCCCCCCTCACTATTGAGATGAGGAAGGCACGTGCCAACTGGTTTGAGAGCAACAACGGTGCCGGAATAGGTCTGGACAGCCTGAGGAGTTATGGCTCTCTCGAGGCCGGATATCAGATGACCGACGGTGAATTCAAAAGGGTACAGCAGGGCGAAAAGGAGCGCCAGCTCAGTGTGGAGACAGAGGGTGGACAACAGCTTGGCAATGCTTATGCCTGGGGTCGCTTTTCCTATCACAACGAGACCCTTCGCGATACACGATTCAACACGGCGATGCTTGATCCCTACCGGGGAGTGCCCTATTATCCGGTAGATCCCAACCTGAGTGACTGGAAGAAGCAGAATTACAACTTGCAGATGAGGGTGTCATCGAAACCGTTATTCGATCGTTACCTTCTGGGTATCCGGGCTGACTATACAGCCGAAACGGGAGCCAAGCAGGTAGATCCACGTTCGGAACTTTACCTCTATTCAATCAATGTGAAGCCGGGCATTATTGCGATATTCGGATCCCATCGTGTGGGACTGAACCTGGAGTATGAGAATATGATCCAGGAGACGCGGGGCCATAGCAACAGCGATGACCAGGTTAATCAGGATGTTTTTGTGATGCGGGGGCTGGGCAACCACTATACAGCTGTGATCGGAGGCCTGCAGTCTTTGGGCAGTTTTGTTTACGATGCCAACAAAGAGGGTGCCGGCCTGCAGTACGGCTGGCAACAACAAGCTCTTCGTTTTTTCGCAGAAGGGGGATACAGCTTCCGCGTGGAAGAGGCGGTCAGGGACATCACCAAACCCCGGAAAGAGGGAACTGTCCGCCAGCAGGAACTCTATGGACATGCGGCACTGCTGCATGAAGGAGTGAACCTGAACCGGGTGGTCCTCTCCTACCGCAGCAGTCGAACGGATGGTATAGAGTTTGTACAGGTGCTGGACAACACCTATGAGGTGCAGCAATGGGTCGATATTTACAGCAGCGTCCGCTCCACATACCGGCGCGATACCTACCGCCTGTCGTACGATTTTTACCGCAATGTGGGGCAGGAGTACAGCTGGAAAGCGGGCCTCCATGCGCTTTACACGGTGACGGACGACAACTATATTATGCCGGCGTCATACATGAAGATCAGGGATCTCTACCTTGGTGCCAATGCAAAGGTAAATCTTCCCTCAGGACGCAGCTCCCGCTGGGTGCTTGGAGCCAATATTGTTCGGAAGGCGAACCGTGAAGGTGGCTACCTCTATGGAGGAGCCGATTCCGAATCTGCTGTTATCACGGAATTTATGAATCCAGATGTGGTATATTTGAAACAAGATTATTACAAGGTGGGAGGTAGTGTCAGCTACTTTTCTGCTGTTGGTCTCCAAAAGAGCAGCGGTCTGTTCCTAAGGCTATCAGCCGATTATTACAGACCAACTGAAGGTGAAGCAAAGAGAGTGGTTACCCAACTGGGGATGGGACTTACCTTTTAA
- a CDS encoding asparaginase — MIDSNAKVLLIYTGGTIGMVENIETGALEPFNFSHLRSNVPEIKRLNFNVDTFLFDPPIDSSDVSLPIWQQMIQVIQDHYDKYDGFVILHGTDTMAYTASALSLMLENLNKPVILTGSQLPIGKLRTDGKENLITALEIAADKDAYGNPAVPELCIYMQNLLMRGNRTTKVNSEHFSAFNSPNYPYLAEAGLDIRYNDRFILKPDYSVPVLFNYDMDHHVIILKLFPGITEEVVKAHLTIPGLKGVVLEAYGTGNSPIYPWFTDLLRDAMEKGIVIVNVTQCLYGSVEMHRYENGQRLEKLGVVSGYDITTEAALAKLMILFGQGKTPTEVSRLMSVSLRGELTVRS; from the coding sequence ATGATAGATAGTAATGCAAAAGTGCTTTTAATATATACCGGTGGGACCATCGGGATGGTTGAGAATATTGAAACGGGTGCTCTGGAGCCTTTCAACTTCAGTCACCTCCGCTCAAATGTTCCAGAAATAAAACGTCTTAACTTCAATGTTGACACCTTCCTATTCGATCCTCCAATAGATTCGTCAGATGTGTCGCTCCCTATCTGGCAACAGATGATCCAAGTAATTCAAGATCATTATGACAAATACGATGGATTTGTTATTCTTCACGGTACAGACACAATGGCATATACAGCATCGGCACTTAGCCTTATGCTGGAGAATCTCAACAAGCCCGTTATCCTGACCGGCTCACAGCTGCCTATCGGCAAACTAAGAACAGATGGCAAGGAGAACCTTATCACGGCACTTGAGATCGCAGCCGACAAAGATGCTTACGGCAATCCTGCTGTCCCTGAATTGTGTATCTACATGCAGAACTTGCTGATGCGCGGAAACCGCACCACCAAAGTCAACTCCGAACATTTCAGCGCATTCAACAGTCCCAATTATCCATACCTTGCCGAGGCCGGTCTGGATATTCGCTATAACGACCGGTTCATCCTGAAGCCCGATTATTCTGTGCCTGTTCTTTTCAATTACGACATGGATCACCATGTAATAATATTGAAACTGTTTCCTGGTATCACGGAAGAGGTTGTGAAAGCACATCTCACAATTCCGGGACTGAAAGGTGTGGTTCTGGAAGCCTATGGAACGGGGAACTCACCAATCTATCCATGGTTTACCGATCTGCTTCGCGATGCCATGGAAAAAGGAATTGTAATCGTCAATGTCACTCAGTGCCTCTACGGGTCTGTTGAGATGCATCGCTACGAAAATGGGCAAAGGCTGGAGAAGCTGGGCGTTGTGAGCGGTTATGATATTACTACCGAGGCAGCTCTCGCCAAACTGATGATACTGTTCGGCCAGGGCAAGACACCTACCGAGGTAAGCCGGCTCATGTCTGTTTCACTCCGCGGCGAACTGACGGTAAGAAGTTAG
- the pheT gene encoding phenylalanine--tRNA ligase subunit beta, translating into MNISYNWLKEYLQFDLSPQETADALTSIGLETGSVEEIQTIKGGLEGLVIGKVLTSVHHPNSDHLNLTTVDIGNGGEPLRIVCGAPNVAAGQKVVVATVGTKLYFDEDEITIKRTKIRGEESFGMICAEDEIGIGTSHDGIIVLPDEVLEGTPASEYYNVKSDYVLEIDITPNRVDAASHFGVARDLAAWLKHAGKPYKLTKPSVEEFTVDKKEGGVEVIVENREACPRYSGLTIHGVTVKESPGWLKNKLQLIGLRPINNIVDITNFVMYETGHPMHAFDVSYIKGNEVVVRTLPEKTRFVTLDGQEHELNEKDLMICNAEEGMCIAGVFGGLVSGVTEETKDIFLESACFHPTWVRKTARRHGLNTDSSFRFERGTDPNNTVYVLKRAAMLVKELAGGEIEGEIRDIYPDPVEKPRVVLPYKKIYSLTGKEIPEETIKKILHSLEIEIEDETEIELTLRIPTYRVDVTRDVDVIEDILRIYGYNNVEISDSLQSSLSNQTPADRKHKLQTLLSEQLSANGFNEIMNNSLTKKNYYEKLESFPANNCVALLNPLSNDLGVMRQTLLFGGLESIAYNRNRKYGDIRFYEFGNCYFFDKTKKREGEILAEYSEETHLGLWICGMRNHKNWAAAEERSSVFELKAHLENILKRLGVNLNKVQYEPLQNDIFSTGMGIKTKKQQIGSFGIVSPAILKTFDIETGLFFAEMNWDMLIKETEKQSVSFSEIPRFPAVSRDLALLIDKNITFAQIRQIALDSEKKLLKQVSLFDVYEGKNLPEGKKSYAVNFLLQDKEKTLNDKQIDSVMQKIRQNLEKELGAQLR; encoded by the coding sequence ATGAATATTTCGTACAACTGGCTAAAAGAGTATCTGCAATTCGATTTATCACCACAGGAGACCGCCGATGCGCTCACATCCATTGGCCTGGAAACCGGAAGCGTGGAAGAGATTCAAACCATAAAGGGCGGATTGGAAGGATTGGTTATAGGTAAGGTACTTACCTCTGTTCACCATCCAAATTCTGACCATCTGAACCTGACAACTGTTGACATAGGCAATGGCGGAGAACCACTGAGGATTGTTTGTGGTGCACCCAACGTGGCAGCAGGTCAAAAAGTGGTTGTTGCTACAGTAGGTACTAAGCTTTATTTCGACGAAGATGAGATCACAATAAAACGCACCAAAATACGCGGAGAAGAATCATTCGGGATGATTTGTGCCGAAGATGAAATAGGGATAGGCACATCACATGACGGAATTATTGTCTTGCCAGACGAAGTTTTGGAGGGTACACCAGCCAGTGAGTATTACAACGTTAAAAGCGATTACGTGCTGGAGATAGATATCACTCCCAACCGCGTTGATGCAGCATCGCATTTTGGTGTAGCCAGAGACCTCGCTGCATGGCTCAAACATGCAGGAAAACCATACAAGCTTACAAAACCATCTGTTGAGGAATTTACCGTTGATAAAAAAGAAGGCGGCGTAGAAGTGATAGTGGAGAACAGGGAGGCCTGTCCCAGGTACTCAGGGCTGACAATACACGGTGTAACAGTGAAGGAGAGTCCGGGGTGGCTTAAGAACAAACTTCAGCTTATCGGGCTCCGTCCAATCAACAATATTGTGGATATCACCAACTTTGTAATGTATGAGACGGGGCACCCAATGCATGCTTTCGATGTGTCATACATAAAAGGTAATGAGGTGGTGGTACGCACTTTGCCCGAAAAAACCAGATTTGTAACACTTGACGGACAGGAACATGAACTGAATGAAAAAGACCTTATGATCTGTAATGCTGAAGAGGGTATGTGTATTGCCGGGGTTTTCGGGGGGCTTGTTTCAGGTGTAACAGAGGAGACAAAAGATATTTTTCTGGAGTCTGCCTGTTTCCACCCCACATGGGTGAGGAAAACGGCCCGCCGCCACGGACTTAACACTGATTCTTCGTTCCGATTTGAAAGGGGTACCGATCCCAACAATACTGTGTATGTGTTGAAACGTGCAGCAATGCTTGTAAAGGAGCTGGCTGGTGGCGAGATTGAAGGTGAGATAAGAGATATCTATCCTGACCCTGTGGAAAAGCCACGGGTGGTATTGCCATACAAAAAAATATATTCCCTTACAGGAAAAGAGATTCCCGAAGAGACCATAAAAAAAATTCTTCACAGCCTGGAGATTGAAATTGAAGATGAAACGGAGATTGAACTCACGCTGCGTATTCCTACTTACAGGGTTGATGTTACACGAGATGTGGATGTGATTGAAGATATTCTCCGTATTTACGGATATAATAACGTGGAGATAAGCGATTCGCTGCAATCGAGCTTATCGAACCAGACACCTGCTGACCGCAAGCATAAGTTGCAGACACTATTATCCGAACAGCTTTCGGCTAACGGTTTCAATGAGATAATGAACAATTCGCTCACAAAGAAAAACTATTACGAAAAGCTTGAGAGCTTTCCGGCAAACAACTGTGTAGCGCTGCTGAACCCACTTAGTAACGATCTGGGCGTAATGCGGCAGACACTTCTTTTTGGGGGACTTGAAAGCATCGCCTATAACCGTAACCGTAAATATGGCGATATACGTTTTTACGAATTCGGCAACTGCTATTTCTTTGATAAAACAAAAAAGAGAGAAGGCGAAATACTCGCAGAGTATTCCGAGGAGACACATCTGGGATTATGGATTTGCGGCATGCGCAACCATAAAAACTGGGCTGCGGCCGAAGAACGGAGTTCTGTTTTTGAACTGAAGGCGCATCTTGAAAATATTTTGAAGCGACTGGGGGTCAATTTAAATAAGGTGCAGTATGAACCGCTGCAGAACGATATTTTCTCCACTGGAATGGGCATAAAGACGAAGAAACAACAAATTGGCAGCTTTGGAATTGTTTCGCCGGCTATTTTGAAAACGTTTGATATAGAGACCGGTCTGTTTTTTGCGGAGATGAACTGGGATATGCTGATAAAAGAGACAGAAAAACAGTCGGTAAGTTTTTCGGAGATTCCCAGATTTCCAGCTGTAAGCAGGGATCTTGCACTGTTGATCGATAAAAACATAACCTTTGCCCAGATACGACAGATAGCTCTTGACTCAGAGAAAAAGCTGCTGAAACAGGTTTCACTTTTCGATGTATACGAAGGTAAAAACCTGCCTGAGGGCAAAAAGTCTTATGCGGTGAACTTTCTGCTACAAGACAAAGAAAAGACGCTCAACGACAAACAGATTGATTCGGTGATGCAGAAGATCCGGCAGAATCTTGAAAAAGAGCTGGGCGCACAACTAAGGTAA
- a CDS encoding glycoside hydrolase family 15 protein has protein sequence MKNLDYGIIGNCRTAALVSKGGSIDWLCLPDFDSPSIFAKLLDKEKGGSFHFEVSDEYSIRQEYHGNTNILLTRFESPENGFIVFDYMPRYRTSELRHYMPPEIHRYIRVIKGKPVVRVIYDPKINYAREEVKHEISGNYIKTYSAEDSEDKIYLYSSMDFEKVLNREEIELTEHHFFLLSYNQKLITVDTNRILLEYERTKVYWFNFVNRSRDYLQYDAMIKRSLLVLKLLSYQSSGAMLAAVTTSLPESIGETRNWDYRFCWLRDASMSIDTLLFMKQKTAAERFIGFVKHIMKSREEKIQIMYGIRGERELTEETLDHLSGYENSRPVRIGNAAYYQEQNDSIGYLLDVIYKYYLYFPGTLDEVEEIWEIIKNLVRSVMASWRKPDRSIWEFRTREKHFVFSKVMSWVALDRASLIANLLQRDSYAAKWRHEADLIKSEVHEKGWNQELQCFTQAYDNTDYDSSLLLMQFYDFIEPGNERYVKTVKAIKENLYHEGLMYRYKSEDDFGLPSSSFTICTFWLIEALFMIGEKKEARAIFEKMISYSNHVGLYSEDLDFKTKRQLGNFPQAYSHLAFINTAVLFSEEKQLSKFIRP, from the coding sequence ATGAAGAACTTAGATTACGGGATAATAGGGAATTGCCGTACCGCAGCATTGGTTTCTAAAGGGGGGAGCATCGATTGGTTGTGTTTGCCCGATTTCGACTCTCCTTCCATTTTTGCAAAGTTGCTTGATAAAGAAAAGGGTGGCAGCTTCCATTTCGAGGTTTCGGATGAGTACTCAATAAGGCAAGAGTATCACGGCAACACCAATATTCTCCTTACAAGGTTTGAGTCGCCGGAAAACGGATTCATAGTTTTTGACTATATGCCCCGCTACAGAACATCTGAACTGCGTCATTACATGCCGCCTGAGATTCACAGGTATATTCGCGTAATAAAGGGAAAACCTGTGGTAAGGGTAATTTACGACCCGAAAATCAATTATGCCCGCGAGGAGGTGAAGCACGAAATTTCAGGGAACTACATCAAGACCTATTCTGCAGAAGACTCTGAAGATAAGATATACCTTTATTCCAGCATGGATTTCGAAAAAGTGCTCAACCGAGAGGAGATAGAGCTTACGGAACACCATTTTTTCCTGTTGTCATATAACCAGAAGCTTATTACGGTAGATACCAACCGTATCCTCCTGGAATATGAGCGTACGAAAGTTTATTGGTTTAATTTTGTGAATCGTTCCAGAGATTATCTGCAATATGATGCGATGATTAAGCGCAGCCTACTGGTATTAAAGCTTTTATCATATCAGAGCTCGGGAGCAATGCTGGCTGCAGTAACCACAAGCCTGCCGGAGAGCATCGGTGAAACACGGAACTGGGATTACCGGTTTTGCTGGCTCCGCGATGCATCCATGTCTATAGATACCTTGCTCTTTATGAAGCAGAAGACCGCGGCGGAGCGTTTTATCGGCTTTGTGAAGCATATTATGAAGTCACGTGAAGAGAAAATTCAGATCATGTATGGCATTCGGGGCGAAAGAGAGCTGACTGAGGAGACACTGGATCATTTGAGTGGTTATGAAAACTCCCGCCCGGTACGTATTGGAAATGCCGCTTATTATCAGGAACAGAACGACTCTATAGGCTATCTGCTAGATGTGATATATAAATACTACCTCTATTTCCCGGGTACTCTTGATGAAGTGGAAGAGATATGGGAGATAATAAAGAACCTTGTCCGGTCGGTAATGGCCTCCTGGCGCAAGCCGGACAGAAGTATTTGGGAGTTCCGTACCAGGGAGAAACATTTTGTGTTTTCAAAAGTGATGAGCTGGGTGGCTTTAGATAGAGCTTCTCTTATTGCCAACCTTCTGCAGAGAGACAGCTATGCTGCGAAATGGCGCCACGAGGCCGATCTGATTAAGTCCGAAGTACATGAAAAAGGGTGGAACCAAGAACTGCAATGTTTCACCCAGGCTTATGATAACACCGATTACGACTCATCTTTACTCCTGATGCAGTTCTACGATTTTATTGAACCAGGAAACGAACGTTACGTGAAAACAGTAAAGGCAATCAAGGAGAACCTCTATCACGAGGGGCTGATGTACCGCTATAAGTCTGAGGATGATTTCGGACTGCCTTCCTCCTCTTTCACCATATGCACCTTTTGGCTGATAGAAGCACTTTTTATGATTGGTGAAAAGAAAGAGGCACGTGCAATTTTTGAGAAAATGATATCATACTCCAATCATGTGGGGCTCTACAGTGAAGATCTGGATTTTAAGACCAAGCGGCAGCTGGGTAATTTTCCACAGGCTTATTCCCACCTGGCATTTATCAATACGGCAGTGCTATTTTCCGAAGAAAAACAGCTTTCCAAATTTATCCGTCCCTAA
- a CDS encoding DUF4876 domain-containing protein produces the protein MNQKIRIYILLLPLMLALLSCEQFRSVSGTEEMVPLSATIKVNLNLGTAPLPDQLQVKLVNFAERYELTATMTPNQPVTVENIIPGIYTITVSAEKSEDGFTYNYNGNVVNVGIVDNQETITIDVGAAKAGALLFKEVYYCGSRTPTGGTYFRDQFYEIYNNSDLEQNIRGLAIALINPQTATANLPVWPGEDADQYVYALHIWQVPDTTDFPLQPGESIIIAQMADDHTKANLNPTAPVNLLSAEFETLVKTTSLIQDNPAINMKMAFWPKPTNQWLTTVFGGAFVLFIPTEPIDPNSPSEVVSPVGSTVQSYRIPIESVVDALENVGNTNQMELKRMPAVLDAGAATVNGTYVAKSVARKVKETRPDGRVILQDTNNSTEDFEVMDLPQIRRYDAQAPSWNTWK, from the coding sequence ATGAATCAGAAAATAAGAATATACATCCTTCTCCTTCCGTTGATGCTGGCACTGCTCTCCTGTGAGCAGTTCCGGAGTGTCTCCGGTACGGAAGAGATGGTTCCCCTGAGTGCCACCATCAAGGTGAATCTCAATCTGGGTACGGCGCCACTGCCCGATCAGCTGCAGGTGAAGCTGGTCAATTTTGCCGAGCGCTATGAGCTGACCGCCACCATGACGCCCAATCAGCCGGTCACGGTAGAGAACATCATCCCCGGCATCTACACCATCACGGTGAGTGCGGAGAAGAGCGAGGATGGGTTTACCTACAACTACAATGGCAACGTGGTAAATGTGGGGATCGTAGACAATCAGGAGACGATCACCATCGATGTGGGTGCAGCCAAAGCGGGAGCGCTCCTCTTCAAGGAGGTCTATTACTGCGGATCACGAACCCCCACCGGAGGTACCTACTTCCGCGATCAGTTCTATGAGATCTACAACAACAGCGACCTCGAGCAGAACATACGGGGACTCGCCATTGCCCTTATCAACCCTCAGACTGCTACAGCCAATCTGCCTGTTTGGCCGGGAGAGGATGCCGACCAGTATGTCTATGCCTTGCATATCTGGCAGGTACCCGACACGACCGATTTTCCCTTGCAACCGGGTGAGTCGATCATCATCGCCCAGATGGCCGATGACCATACAAAAGCCAACCTCAACCCCACAGCACCGGTCAACCTGCTGAGTGCCGAGTTTGAAACATTAGTCAAGACAACCTCTCTTATACAGGACAACCCTGCCATCAACATGAAAATGGCTTTTTGGCCAAAACCTACTAATCAGTGGCTAACCACTGTTTTCGGAGGGGCATTTGTCCTTTTTATCCCCACTGAACCGATTGATCCCAACAGTCCCAGCGAGGTGGTGAGTCCTGTGGGTTCAACCGTACAGAGCTACCGAATCCCCATCGAATCGGTGGTGGATGCCCTGGAGAACGTGGGGAATACCAACCAGATGGAGCTGAAGCGGATGCCGGCTGTACTGGATGCCGGTGCTGCCACGGTGAATGGGACCTATGTGGCCAAGAGTGTGGCCAGGAAGGTGAAGGAGACACGTCCCGATGGAAGGGTCATCCTGCAGGATACCAACAACAGTACCGAAGATTTTGAGGTGATGGATCTCCCGCAGATCAGGAGATACGATGCGCAGGCTCCCTCCTGGAACACCTGGAAATAG
- a CDS encoding phosphoglycerate kinase, producing MQTMDSFNFADKKAFVRVDFNVPLDDNFNITDDTRIRAAIPTLKKILKDGGSVIIGSHLGRPKGPTGKYSLKHILPRVSELLGTDVQFANDCIGEETEAKAAALRPGEALLLENLRFYAEEEGKPRSLAADASEEQTDKARKEIKASQKEFTGKLASYADVYVNDAFGTAHRAHASTALIADYFDADHKLFGYLLQNEIIAVEKVMNETERPFTAIMGGSKVSTKIDIIKNLLDKVDNLILAGGMTFTFAKAFGGKIGNSIVEEDKLELAKELVELAKEKGVNLVLATDAKIADSFSNDAKTDFAPVDEIPDGWEGLDIGPESEKAFAEVIRNSKTILWNGPVGVFEFDNFDKGSRAVSDAIVEATRRGAFSLVGGGDSVACVNKFGQAGNVSYVSTGGGALLEMIEGKVLPGIKAIRGY from the coding sequence ATGCAAACAATGGACTCTTTTAATTTTGCCGATAAAAAGGCATTCGTTCGTGTGGATTTCAATGTCCCGCTTGATGATAATTTTAATATCACTGACGATACTCGTATTCGTGCAGCTATACCTACTTTGAAAAAGATTTTGAAAGATGGTGGAAGTGTTATCATAGGATCACACCTGGGCCGGCCGAAAGGACCGACAGGTAAATATTCACTCAAACACATTCTCCCTCGCGTTTCTGAACTGCTGGGTACTGATGTGCAATTCGCCAACGACTGCATAGGTGAAGAGACCGAAGCCAAGGCAGCTGCACTGCGCCCTGGTGAAGCATTGTTGCTCGAGAATCTCCGCTTCTATGCCGAAGAAGAGGGGAAACCTCGCAGTCTGGCTGCTGATGCTTCTGAGGAGCAGACAGACAAAGCTAGGAAAGAGATAAAAGCATCGCAGAAAGAGTTTACAGGTAAACTGGCATCTTATGCCGATGTATATGTGAACGATGCTTTTGGAACGGCACACCGTGCACATGCATCTACAGCTCTTATTGCTGACTATTTTGATGCTGATCACAAACTTTTCGGTTATCTTCTGCAGAATGAGATTATTGCAGTGGAAAAAGTGATGAACGAAACGGAACGTCCTTTCACGGCTATCATGGGCGGATCAAAGGTATCCACGAAAATTGATATTATCAAAAATCTGCTTGACAAGGTTGACAACCTGATCCTTGCCGGGGGTATGACATTCACATTTGCCAAGGCTTTCGGCGGCAAAATTGGTAATTCTATAGTTGAAGAAGATAAGCTGGAGCTTGCTAAGGAACTTGTGGAGCTGGCAAAAGAGAAAGGGGTGAACCTGGTACTGGCAACTGATGCCAAAATTGCTGACAGCTTCAGCAACGACGCAAAAACCGATTTTGCTCCAGTGGATGAAATACCCGACGGATGGGAAGGCCTCGATATCGGCCCCGAGTCTGAAAAAGCTTTCGCCGAGGTAATCAGGAACTCAAAGACCATCCTTTGGAACGGTCCTGTTGGGGTATTCGAGTTCGACAACTTCGACAAAGGGTCACGTGCCGTATCAGATGCAATTGTGGAAGCAACACGTAGAGGGGCATTCTCTCTAGTGGGAGGAGGCGACTCTGTGGCATGTGTTAACAAATTCGGACAGGCCGGAAATGTGTCATATGTTTCAACTGGAGGTGGAGCACTGCTTGAAATGATTGAAGGAAAAGTTCTTCCTGGTATCAAGGCAATCCGCGGTTATTGA
- a CDS encoding YebC/PmpR family DNA-binding transcriptional regulator, protein MGRAFEYRKARKFKRWGNMARVFTKLGKEITIATKSGGPDPATNPRLRVLIQQAKKENMPKENVERAIKKATDKEASDYKEVVYEGYGPHGIAIVVETATDNPTRTVANVRSYFNKHGGSLGITGSLEFMFDHKCVFKIAEKEGVALEDLELELIDYGVDEVEVDEEDIILYGDFKSYAEIQSYLEENGFEIHSAEFERIPHDTKILDEEQRGQIEKLLEKFEEDEDVQNVFHNMEESGEGEEE, encoded by the coding sequence ATGGGAAGAGCATTTGAATATCGCAAAGCACGAAAATTTAAACGCTGGGGAAACATGGCCCGCGTTTTCACAAAGCTGGGGAAAGAGATTACCATAGCCACTAAGTCGGGAGGCCCCGATCCAGCCACAAATCCACGTTTGAGGGTACTTATACAGCAGGCAAAAAAAGAGAATATGCCGAAAGAAAATGTGGAACGAGCAATAAAGAAAGCGACAGACAAAGAAGCATCAGACTACAAAGAGGTTGTTTATGAAGGATATGGGCCTCACGGAATTGCAATAGTAGTGGAAACCGCCACAGACAACCCTACGCGCACCGTGGCAAATGTCAGGAGTTATTTCAACAAGCATGGCGGATCGCTAGGTATTACCGGTAGCCTTGAATTTATGTTCGATCATAAATGTGTGTTCAAAATTGCGGAGAAAGAAGGTGTCGCTCTTGAGGATCTTGAGCTGGAGCTAATAGACTACGGTGTTGATGAAGTGGAAGTTGACGAAGAAGATATCATCCTGTATGGTGACTTTAAATCTTATGCCGAAATTCAGTCATACCTCGAAGAGAATGGCTTTGAGATCCACTCTGCCGAGTTTGAGCGCATACCGCACGATACAAAAATCCTCGATGAAGAACAACGGGGGCAGATTGAAAAATTACTCGAAAAATTTGAAGAGGATGAGGACGTGCAAAATGTTTTCCACAACATGGAAGAGAGCGGTGAAGGTGAAGAGGAGTAA